A single Parabacteroides timonensis DNA region contains:
- a CDS encoding glucosaminidase domain-containing protein, giving the protein MKLMIRIFCLLFFVTVFADAATQRKIPSYEKYIKTYSDLAIQQQKKYKIPASITLAQGILESGAGQSDLARRSNNHFGIKCHSDWRGGRVYHDDDLRGECFRKYKRVEDSYEDHSKFLKRSRYESLFRLKITDYKGWARGLQKCGYATDRAYANKLIKVIEDYELYRYDTGKVHNLTRKEKKNLKFPTVRYTIYRTYGLLYVYAKENDSFDQIAQNLDFPVKDLKKFNEVPEDFPLQKGDIVYLEKKKKKADKPNYDHVVQIGESMHSISQKYGIQIKSLYKINKKDKDYVPEEGDVLKLR; this is encoded by the coding sequence ATGAAATTAATGATACGAATTTTTTGCCTATTGTTTTTTGTTACAGTATTCGCAGATGCTGCTACCCAGCGTAAAATCCCTTCCTACGAAAAGTATATAAAAACATACAGCGACCTGGCCATACAACAGCAAAAGAAATACAAGATCCCTGCCAGTATCACCCTGGCACAGGGAATACTTGAGTCCGGAGCCGGACAAAGCGACCTGGCACGGCGCTCGAACAATCATTTCGGCATTAAATGTCATTCCGACTGGCGTGGCGGACGTGTCTATCATGACGACGACCTGCGCGGAGAGTGCTTCCGTAAATATAAACGGGTGGAAGATTCATATGAAGACCACTCCAAATTCCTGAAGCGCTCGCGCTACGAATCGCTGTTTCGCCTTAAAATCACTGACTACAAAGGTTGGGCGAGAGGCCTCCAAAAGTGTGGTTACGCAACTGACCGTGCTTACGCGAACAAATTAATCAAAGTAATTGAAGATTATGAACTTTACCGTTATGATACCGGAAAAGTCCACAACCTTACACGCAAGGAAAAGAAAAATCTCAAATTCCCGACAGTCAGATATACGATCTACAGAACTTACGGATTGCTGTATGTTTATGCTAAAGAGAACGACAGTTTCGACCAAATAGCACAGAATCTGGACTTTCCTGTAAAAGATTTGAAAAAGTTCAATGAAGTGCCGGAAGACTTTCCGCTACAGAAAGGCGATATTGTCTACCTGGAAAAGAAGAAAAAGAAGGCAGACAAGCCTAATTACGACCATGTTGTACAAATCGGAGAGTCCATGCACAGCATCTCCCAAAAATACGGAATACAAATCAAGAGCCTGTATAAGATAAATAAAAAAGACAAAGATTACGTTCCTGAAGAAGGAGATGTATTAAAACTTAGATAA
- a CDS encoding AIR synthase related protein, whose product MSDQRYNLRGVSASKEDVHNAIKNIDKGIFPKAFCKIIPDILGGDPEYCNIMHADGAGTKSSLAYMYWKETGDLSVWKGIAQDALIMNIDDLLCVGAVDNILVSSTIGRNKLLIPGEVISAIINGTDELLAELREMGVGCYATGGETADVGDLVRTIIVDSTVTCRMKRADVVDNSKIQGGDVIVGMASYGQATYEKEYNGGTGSNGLTSARHDVFAKYLAEKYPESYDAAVPDELVYSGGLKLTEKIEELGIDAGKLVLSPTRTYAPVIKMLLDKLRPQIHGMVHCSGGAQTKVMHFVENKRVTKNNLFPVPPLFRIIQEQSGTDWSEMYKVFNMGHRMEIYLSPEHAEEVVNIAKSFNIDAQVVGFVEEADKNELIIESEKGRFIY is encoded by the coding sequence ATGAGTGACCAACGTTACAACCTGCGCGGTGTATCCGCTTCAAAAGAAGATGTTCACAATGCAATAAAGAACATCGATAAGGGAATATTCCCTAAAGCATTTTGTAAGATCATCCCCGATATATTAGGCGGTGATCCTGAATACTGCAACATTATGCACGCTGACGGAGCCGGAACAAAATCATCCCTGGCTTACATGTACTGGAAAGAAACCGGTGACCTGTCTGTGTGGAAAGGTATTGCACAGGATGCACTGATCATGAACATCGACGACCTATTATGCGTAGGAGCTGTCGATAATATCCTTGTTTCATCCACCATCGGACGAAATAAACTGCTGATCCCGGGAGAGGTAATCTCCGCCATCATCAACGGAACAGACGAACTGTTGGCCGAACTGCGTGAAATGGGCGTCGGTTGCTATGCAACAGGAGGTGAAACAGCCGATGTCGGCGATCTGGTTCGCACAATCATTGTAGACAGCACCGTAACCTGCCGTATGAAACGTGCAGACGTTGTAGACAACAGCAAAATACAAGGTGGCGACGTCATTGTCGGCATGGCCTCCTACGGACAGGCTACCTACGAAAAAGAATATAACGGCGGAACAGGCAGCAACGGTTTGACCTCTGCTCGTCACGACGTATTTGCCAAATACCTGGCTGAAAAATATCCGGAAAGCTACGATGCAGCAGTTCCTGACGAGTTGGTTTATTCCGGCGGTCTGAAGCTGACAGAGAAAATCGAAGAACTGGGTATCGATGCCGGTAAACTGGTATTATCCCCTACCCGCACGTATGCGCCGGTAATCAAAATGTTACTGGATAAACTACGTCCACAAATCCACGGAATGGTACATTGCTCCGGCGGAGCACAGACTAAGGTTATGCACTTCGTAGAAAACAAGCGTGTTACAAAGAATAATCTGTTCCCGGTTCCTCCTCTTTTCCGTATCATACAGGAACAGAGCGGCACCGATTGGAGTGAAATGTATAAAGTGTTCAACATGGGACACCGCATGGAAATCTATCTGTCGCCCGAACATGCAGAAGAAGTGGTCAACATTGCCAAGAGCTTCAACATCGATGCACAGGTGGTCGGCTTCGTGGAAGAGGCGGATAAGAACGAATTGATTATTGAGAGCGAAAAAGGTCGCTTCATATATTAA
- the prfA gene encoding peptide chain release factor 1 encodes MAENNLLGRLDGLVSRFEEVGTLITDPAVIADMKRFVKLNKEYRDLEKIVTTRNEYVNTLNGIKEARQMLDTEQDPEMKEIAREELDSCNARVPELEEEIKLLLVPSDPEDDKNAIVEIRGGTGGDEAALFAGDLYRMYVKYCETKGWKIALSSCSEGSSGGYKEIIFTVSGEKVYGTLKYESGVHRVQRVPATETQGRVHTSAATVAVLPEADEFDVEINEGEIKWDTFRSGGAGGQNVNKVESGVRLRYVWKNPNTGISEEILIECTETRDQPKNKERALTRLRSFIYDKEHQKYLDDIANKRKTMVSSGDRSAKIRTYNYPQGRITDHRINYTIYNLSAFMDGDIQTCIDQLTVAENAERLKEAEL; translated from the coding sequence ATGGCTGAAAATAACTTATTAGGAAGATTAGACGGACTGGTAAGCCGTTTTGAAGAAGTCGGAACACTGATTACCGACCCGGCAGTGATTGCCGATATGAAACGGTTTGTAAAACTCAATAAAGAGTATCGCGATCTGGAGAAGATCGTGACTACCCGCAATGAATATGTAAACACGTTAAACGGGATAAAAGAAGCCCGGCAGATGCTGGATACGGAGCAAGATCCTGAAATGAAAGAAATTGCCCGCGAAGAGTTGGATTCCTGTAACGCACGTGTTCCGGAACTGGAAGAAGAAATCAAGCTGTTGCTTGTACCCAGCGATCCGGAAGACGACAAAAACGCGATCGTTGAAATACGTGGAGGAACGGGAGGCGATGAAGCCGCCCTTTTTGCCGGCGACCTGTATCGTATGTATGTAAAATACTGCGAAACAAAAGGCTGGAAAATAGCTCTCTCCAGTTGCAGCGAAGGCTCGTCGGGCGGATACAAAGAAATCATTTTCACCGTCAGCGGCGAGAAGGTGTACGGCACACTCAAATATGAGTCGGGAGTACATCGCGTTCAACGTGTACCTGCAACCGAAACCCAGGGACGTGTACATACATCTGCTGCAACCGTAGCCGTACTCCCCGAAGCAGACGAGTTTGATGTTGAAATTAACGAAGGTGAAATTAAGTGGGATACTTTCCGCTCAGGAGGTGCCGGCGGCCAGAATGTGAACAAGGTCGAATCGGGCGTACGTTTAAGATACGTCTGGAAGAATCCGAACACCGGCATAAGCGAGGAAATCCTGATCGAATGTACGGAGACACGCGACCAACCGAAAAATAAAGAACGGGCCCTTACACGCCTGCGTTCTTTCATATATGATAAAGAACATCAGAAATACCTCGACGACATTGCCAACAAACGTAAGACAATGGTTTCGTCGGGCGACCGATCCGCGAAGATTCGTACATACAACTATCCGCAAGGACGTATCACCGATCATCGTATCAACTACACGATTTACAATCTGTCTGCTTTCATGGATGGCGATATACAAACTTGCATCGACCAACTGACCGTTGCCGAAAATGCAGAACGCCTGAAAGAAGCAGAATTATAA
- the pyrF gene encoding orotidine-5'-phosphate decarboxylase: MNKQQLFENIKKKQSFLCVGLDTDIKKIPQHLLSEEDPIFAFNKAIIDATADYCVAYKPNLAFYESLGVKGMLSFEKTVTYLRENYPDQFIIADAKRGDIGNTSEMYARSFFDHIKVDAVTVAPYMGEDSVKPFLIYPEAWVILLALTSNKGSQDFQMTEDANGERLFEKVLKKSQDWATDEQMMYVVGATQGKMFLDIRKYAPNHFLLVPGVGAQGGSLHEVAQYGMNDECGLLVNSSRAIIYADKSENFASFARKAAEEVQREMAGYLHDKGIIPCKA, translated from the coding sequence ATGAACAAGCAACAATTATTCGAGAACATCAAAAAGAAACAATCCTTCCTCTGTGTCGGATTGGATACTGATATAAAAAAGATTCCGCAGCATTTACTTTCTGAAGAAGACCCGATCTTCGCTTTCAACAAGGCAATCATCGATGCTACTGCCGATTACTGCGTAGCTTACAAACCGAACCTGGCATTCTACGAGAGTCTGGGTGTGAAAGGTATGCTTTCTTTCGAAAAGACAGTAACTTATCTGCGCGAAAACTATCCGGACCAGTTCATCATTGCCGATGCAAAACGTGGTGATATCGGTAATACATCCGAAATGTACGCCCGTTCTTTCTTCGATCATATCAAGGTAGATGCCGTAACAGTGGCTCCTTATATGGGTGAAGACAGCGTAAAACCGTTCCTGATCTACCCGGAAGCATGGGTTATCCTGTTAGCTCTTACGTCAAACAAAGGTTCACAGGATTTCCAGATGACAGAAGATGCCAACGGCGAACGTCTGTTCGAAAAAGTACTGAAGAAGTCGCAGGATTGGGCTACCGACGAACAAATGATGTATGTTGTCGGTGCTACGCAGGGAAAAATGTTCCTTGATATCCGTAAGTATGCCCCCAATCATTTTTTGCTGGTTCCGGGTGTCGGAGCACAGGGAGGCAGCCTTCACGAAGTGGCTCAATACGGTATGAACGACGAATGTGGCCTGTTAGTCAACTCTTCCCGTGCGATCATTTATGCTGATAAATCAGAGAATTTTGCTTCGTTCGCCCGCAAAGCAGCAGAAGAAGTACAGCGTGAAATGGCAGGATATCTGCATGATAAGGGAATTATTCCCTGCAAAGCATAG
- the lpxD gene encoding UDP-3-O-(3-hydroxymyristoyl)glucosamine N-acyltransferase, which translates to MELSAQQIADFLGGTVEGNPEVRVSNFSKIEEGQPGTLSFLANPKYEHYIYNTEASIVLVNNDFSPAEQITATLIKVENAYAALAMLLNLVEQSKPKKAGVSSAAFIAASATLGEDCYVGNFAYIGENVKLGKNCQIFPNVYIGDGVTVGDNCLLYPHTTIYNGCKIGDNCILHAGSVIGSDGFGFAPEGDNYKKIPQLGNVVLEDNVEVGANTTIDRAVMGSTIIRRGVKLDNLVQIAHNVEVGENTVMAAQVGIAGSVKIGSHCMFGGQVGLAGHIHIADHVIFGAQAGVISDIKEAKTVLGAPAIDAKNFMRSSAIFNRLPDMYRTMGQLQREIEQLKKEINK; encoded by the coding sequence ATGGAGTTATCAGCCCAACAAATAGCGGACTTTCTTGGCGGAACCGTTGAAGGCAACCCAGAAGTGAGAGTCAGCAACTTCTCAAAAATAGAAGAAGGACAACCCGGAACATTATCATTCCTGGCCAATCCTAAGTACGAACATTATATCTATAATACAGAAGCTAGCATTGTTCTGGTGAATAACGACTTTTCTCCGGCTGAACAAATTACTGCCACCTTAATTAAGGTTGAAAATGCTTATGCTGCGCTTGCCATGTTACTCAATTTGGTAGAACAGTCTAAACCGAAAAAGGCCGGGGTATCTTCGGCTGCCTTTATTGCAGCCTCCGCTACATTGGGAGAAGATTGCTATGTCGGCAATTTCGCTTATATCGGCGAGAACGTAAAGCTGGGTAAAAACTGCCAGATATTTCCTAACGTATATATAGGCGACGGTGTTACCGTTGGAGATAACTGCCTTCTTTATCCTCATACAACCATATATAACGGATGTAAAATCGGAGACAATTGTATCCTGCATGCCGGTTCTGTGATCGGTTCGGACGGTTTCGGTTTTGCTCCCGAAGGAGATAATTACAAAAAGATCCCGCAATTAGGAAACGTTGTGTTGGAAGACAATGTAGAAGTCGGAGCCAATACTACGATCGACCGTGCAGTAATGGGTTCAACCATTATCCGCCGGGGTGTAAAACTGGATAACCTGGTTCAGATCGCCCACAATGTGGAAGTAGGCGAAAATACAGTAATGGCTGCCCAGGTAGGTATCGCCGGCTCTGTAAAGATCGGCAGCCATTGTATGTTTGGCGGACAGGTGGGTCTGGCAGGACACATCCATATTGCCGACCATGTAATATTCGGTGCACAGGCTGGTGTGATCAGCGATATTAAGGAAGCAAAAACCGTATTAGGGGCTCCTGCCATCGATGCGAAAAACTTCATGCGCTCGAGTGCGATATTCAACCGTCTGCCGGATATGTACCGCACCATGGGACAGTTACAGCGCGAGATCGAACAATTAAAGAAAGAAATCAATAAATAA
- a CDS encoding bifunctional UDP-3-O-[3-hydroxymyristoyl] N-acetylglucosamine deacetylase/3-hydroxyacyl-ACP dehydratase, which yields MQKQKTLAKSFSMQGKGLHTGLDIQITFNPAPENHGYKIKRVDLEGQPVIDALAENVASTQRGTVLSKNGIQISTVEHAMAALYAYEIDNCLIEVNAPEFPILDGSSRFFAEEIQKAGIVEQNAPKDYYIVKHKIEVKDEETGSSLIILPDDKFSVNVLISFDSPVLSNQFATLNDLSEFPTELAASRTFVFVREVEMLRQNNLIKGGDLDNAIVIYDQKMPQDALDKLADELGIPHKDVHELGYINNKPLVFDNEPARHKLIDVLGDLALIGKPIRGRIIATRPGHKINNQLARMIRKDIKLNEVQAPIYDPNAEPIMDINRIRELLPHRYPFLLVDKIIEIGGDYIVGIKNITTNEPFFTGHFPQEPVTPGVLLVEAMAQTGGLLVLNSVDEPERYSTYFMKIDGVKFRQKVVPGDTLILRLELLAPIRRGISTMKGYIFVGDKLVCEAEFMAQIIKNK from the coding sequence ATGCAGAAACAAAAGACGCTAGCCAAGAGTTTCTCGATGCAAGGTAAAGGCTTGCATACCGGACTGGATATCCAGATAACATTCAATCCGGCACCGGAAAACCATGGTTACAAAATTAAACGTGTTGACCTGGAAGGACAACCTGTTATTGATGCATTGGCAGAAAACGTAGCCAGTACACAAAGAGGTACTGTTCTCTCTAAAAACGGCATTCAGATCAGCACCGTTGAACATGCAATGGCAGCTTTATATGCCTACGAAATCGATAACTGCCTGATCGAAGTGAATGCACCCGAATTCCCTATCCTCGACGGTAGTTCACGTTTCTTCGCAGAAGAAATCCAAAAAGCCGGGATTGTTGAACAGAATGCACCGAAAGACTATTACATCGTAAAACATAAGATCGAAGTAAAAGACGAAGAAACCGGTTCCTCACTGATCATTCTTCCGGACGATAAATTCAGTGTAAATGTACTGATCTCTTTCGACTCTCCCGTATTGTCGAATCAGTTCGCTACACTGAACGACCTGAGCGAATTTCCGACAGAGCTGGCCGCATCACGTACATTCGTCTTCGTTCGCGAAGTGGAAATGCTTCGCCAGAACAACCTGATCAAAGGGGGCGACCTCGACAATGCAATCGTAATCTACGACCAGAAGATGCCGCAAGATGCACTCGACAAACTGGCAGACGAATTAGGCATTCCTCATAAAGACGTACACGAACTGGGTTATATCAACAATAAGCCGCTGGTATTCGATAACGAACCGGCACGCCATAAACTGATCGACGTATTGGGTGACCTTGCACTGATTGGCAAACCTATCCGTGGACGCATCATCGCTACCCGTCCGGGTCATAAGATCAACAACCAGTTGGCACGTATGATCCGCAAAGATATTAAACTGAACGAAGTACAGGCTCCGATTTACGATCCGAATGCAGAACCGATCATGGATATTAACCGTATCCGCGAATTGCTTCCTCACCGTTACCCGTTCCTGTTGGTCGATAAGATCATCGAAATCGGCGGAGATTACATCGTCGGAATAAAAAATATTACGACAAACGAACCGTTCTTTACCGGACACTTCCCCCAGGAACCAGTGACACCGGGTGTATTGCTGGTAGAAGCAATGGCTCAGACAGGTGGTTTACTCGTTCTGAATTCAGTAGACGAACCGGAACGGTATTCTACTTATTTCATGAAGATAGACGGAGTGAAGTTCCGCCAGAAAGTGGTGCCGGGAGATACTTTGATCCTCCGTCTGGAACTGCTGGCTCCTATCCGTCGAGGTATCTCTACGATGAAAGGTTATATCTTCGTGGGCGACAAGCTGGTATGCGAAGCTGAATTTATGGCTCAGATTATAAAAAATAAATAA
- the lpxA gene encoding acyl-ACP--UDP-N-acetylglucosamine O-acyltransferase: MNQSPLAVVHPEAKIGQNVTIDPFAVIEKDVVIGDNCHIYSHAVILDGARIGNNCSIFPGAVIAGIPQDLKFNGEQTTAEVGNNTTIRECVTINRGTASKGKTVVGSDCLIMAYSHIAHDCVLKDHIIIGNASQIAGEVEIDDFAIVSGGSLVHQFTRISKHVMVQGGSRIGKDIPPYTLIGRDPIVYCGINIVGLRRRGFTNEQVFLIQDIYRTLYTRGLNNTEALKAIETEYVPSIERDLILNFIKTSERGIVRGSIDE, encoded by the coding sequence ATGAATCAATCCCCTTTAGCAGTCGTACATCCCGAAGCAAAGATCGGCCAGAATGTAACGATAGATCCTTTTGCAGTGATTGAAAAGGATGTAGTAATAGGCGACAATTGTCACATTTATTCACACGCAGTCATTCTCGACGGGGCCAGGATCGGAAACAATTGTTCCATCTTCCCGGGAGCTGTAATTGCCGGTATTCCACAAGACCTGAAGTTCAACGGAGAGCAGACAACCGCCGAAGTAGGAAACAATACTACTATCCGCGAATGTGTTACGATCAACCGTGGTACAGCATCGAAAGGCAAGACCGTAGTCGGAAGCGACTGCCTGATTATGGCATATTCCCATATTGCCCACGATTGTGTACTGAAAGATCATATCATCATCGGTAATGCTTCCCAGATAGCCGGAGAAGTGGAGATTGACGACTTTGCCATTGTCAGCGGCGGTAGCCTGGTTCACCAGTTTACCCGCATATCCAAGCATGTAATGGTTCAGGGCGGTTCACGTATCGGAAAAGATATTCCTCCTTATACGTTGATCGGTCGCGACCCGATCGTTTATTGCGGTATCAATATCGTCGGTTTACGCCGTCGCGGATTCACCAACGAACAGGTATTCCTGATCCAGGATATCTATCGTACTTTATATACTCGCGGGCTGAACAATACAGAGGCACTGAAAGCGATCGAAACGGAATATGTACCCAGCATAGAAAGAGACTTGATCTTAAACTTTATCAAGACTTCCGAACGGGGTATCGTAAGAGGTTCCATCGACGAGTAA
- a CDS encoding IS1096 element passenger TnpR family protein: MVFRFLILSDEVDDFKREIKIDAEATFLDLHDAILDSVGYTKDQMCSFFICDDDWSKNTEITLVEMDTTSEVDSYIMGDTRLEELLEDEHQKLMFVFDYMTERAFFMELREIEPGKDLDKAMISKSIGLPPAQTVDFDEFDTKSTTTDIGEDFYGDSEYDIDELDKGGFEGLGDGPMENPYDDERF; encoded by the coding sequence ATGGTATTTAGATTCCTCATTCTATCAGATGAAGTAGATGACTTCAAACGCGAGATCAAGATTGACGCGGAAGCTACTTTCCTCGATCTCCACGACGCCATCCTGGACTCGGTTGGTTACACAAAAGATCAGATGTGTTCTTTCTTTATTTGTGACGACGACTGGAGCAAGAATACGGAAATAACATTGGTTGAAATGGACACCACTTCAGAAGTGGATAGCTATATAATGGGTGACACTCGTCTGGAAGAATTGCTCGAAGACGAACACCAGAAACTTATGTTCGTTTTCGACTATATGACCGAACGTGCCTTCTTTATGGAACTTCGTGAAATAGAGCCGGGCAAAGACCTCGACAAAGCAATGATCAGCAAGTCTATCGGTCTTCCTCCCGCACAAACGGTCGACTTCGACGAGTTTGATACCAAAAGTACAACAACAGATATCGGCGAAGATTTCTACGGCGATTCTGAATACGACATCGACGAACTGGATAAAGGTGGTTTCGAAGGCTTAGGCGACGGACCGATGGAAAATCCATACGACGACGAGCGTTTTTAA
- the miaA gene encoding tRNA (adenosine(37)-N6)-dimethylallyltransferase MiaA — protein MNSLVILLGPTGVGKTELSLRVAEHFGSPIISSDSRQLYKDLPIGTAAPTPEQMARVKHYMVGTLELTDYYSASNFEEDVISLLNTLHQTTPTVVMTGGSMMYIDAVCKGIDDIPTVTPEIRDAIYAQFEREGLEPILAELKEADPIHYDEVDRMNYKRVIHAVEICRMTGKPYSSFRTNIKKVRPFNIIKVGLTRDREELCERINHRVDQMMDDGLLEEARKVYPYRHLNSLNTVGYKELFKYFDGEWSLDFAVEKIRRNSRVYARKQMTWFKRDTEIEWFHPEKETEIMNFIKKQL, from the coding sequence ATGAATTCCCTTGTCATATTATTAGGGCCGACAGGAGTCGGAAAAACAGAACTGAGCCTGCGTGTAGCAGAGCACTTCGGTTCGCCTATTATCTCATCCGACTCCCGTCAGCTATATAAAGACCTGCCTATCGGTACTGCCGCTCCTACCCCGGAGCAAATGGCAAGAGTAAAACATTACATGGTCGGCACACTCGAGTTGACCGATTATTACAGTGCCAGTAACTTTGAAGAAGATGTTATTTCCTTATTAAATACACTTCACCAGACAACTCCGACAGTGGTTATGACCGGAGGTTCCATGATGTACATCGACGCCGTATGCAAAGGGATCGACGATATCCCTACTGTCACTCCCGAGATACGTGATGCCATCTACGCCCAGTTCGAACGTGAAGGGTTGGAACCTATCCTGGCAGAGTTAAAAGAAGCAGATCCGATTCATTACGATGAAGTAGATCGCATGAACTACAAACGGGTTATCCATGCCGTAGAGATCTGTCGGATGACGGGAAAGCCCTACTCCTCTTTCCGTACCAATATAAAAAAAGTACGTCCTTTCAATATTATTAAAGTTGGATTGACCCGCGACCGGGAAGAGTTATGCGAACGTATCAACCACCGGGTCGACCAGATGATGGATGACGGACTGCTTGAAGAGGCACGTAAAGTGTATCCTTACCGCCACCTTAACTCGCTTAACACAGTCGGCTACAAAGAACTATTCAAATATTTTGATGGGGAATGGTCTTTAGACTTCGCAGTTGAAAAGATCAGACGCAACTCACGTGTTTATGCCCGCAAGCAAATGACTTGGTTCAAACGGGATACGGAGATCGAATGGTTCCATCCGGAAAAGGAAACAGAGATTATGAATTTTATAAAAAAACAACTATAA